Proteins from a genomic interval of Rhodospirillaceae bacterium:
- a CDS encoding M48 family metallopeptidase — translation MKRFVPSLPFSYVEALLICLFLCFASPASAQSSGASFIRDSEIEKLIASYAKTIFRAAGLPADDIQVYIIADDTVNAFVTPDRGVFINMGLLIRSQTPNQLIGVIAHETGHIMGGHYARLQDKLKKATFEQILGFILGVAAGFAANDPNVTASVISFIDSIGQLSLLSFSRGQEASADQAALSLLDRTGQSSRGLLDFFKIMQQQERLGGFSIGPYFSTHPLTAERIRTVQEHLEKSPFANRIDPPLLQLAHERMRAKLIGYFYSLSQVLVIYPEQDQRMVARYARVFAYYRATQIDHALVILDSLLKDYPDDPFFTEFKGQILLETGNPGLALPYYRQAIRLDPSSYLLQFDLARVILATNDSKLLPEAIKNLESFLRVEPTNASGWRQLAIAYGKKGDMGMTALALAETAVNRGLYKEAILQAERAMKLLAYGSPGWRRADDIQNYAHNSLKR, via the coding sequence ATGAAGCGTTTTGTTCCTTCCCTTCCCTTTTCCTATGTTGAAGCGTTATTGATCTGTCTGTTTTTATGTTTTGCTTCCCCTGCTTCCGCGCAATCGTCGGGGGCTTCCTTTATCCGTGATTCAGAAATTGAAAAACTGATCGCTTCTTATGCAAAAACCATCTTCAGGGCGGCTGGTTTGCCTGCCGACGACATCCAAGTTTATATTATCGCAGATGACACGGTGAATGCTTTTGTTACCCCCGACCGGGGGGTTTTTATCAATATGGGTTTGTTGATCCGCAGCCAAACGCCCAATCAATTGATCGGCGTGATTGCCCATGAAACCGGGCATATTATGGGCGGCCATTACGCCCGCTTGCAGGATAAATTAAAGAAAGCCACCTTTGAGCAGATTTTGGGATTCATCTTGGGGGTTGCCGCCGGATTTGCTGCCAATGACCCGAATGTCACCGCCTCGGTTATTTCTTTTATCGATAGCATTGGCCAACTTTCTTTATTGTCGTTCAGTCGAGGTCAAGAAGCATCAGCTGACCAAGCCGCCCTTAGTTTGCTGGACCGCACGGGGCAATCATCCCGTGGCTTGCTCGATTTTTTTAAAATCATGCAGCAACAAGAGCGGTTGGGCGGTTTCTCCATCGGCCCCTATTTCAGCACTCATCCCCTAACCGCTGAGCGCATACGTACAGTGCAGGAACATTTGGAAAAGTCTCCCTTCGCCAACCGAATAGACCCACCACTTTTACAATTAGCCCATGAGCGGATGCGTGCCAAATTGATCGGCTATTTCTACAGCCTGTCTCAAGTGTTGGTGATTTATCCCGAACAAGATCAGCGGATGGTTGCCAGATACGCCCGGGTTTTTGCCTACTACCGCGCTACCCAGATAGACCACGCCTTGGTTATATTGGACAGCCTGTTAAAAGATTACCCGGACGATCCTTTCTTTACCGAATTCAAAGGACAAATTTTGCTAGAAACCGGCAACCCTGGCCTTGCACTTCCCTATTACCGGCAGGCCATCAGGCTGGATCCTTCTTCCTATTTATTGCAATTTGATTTAGCTCGCGTGATCTTGGCAACCAATGACAGTAAATTATTGCCGGAAGCCATTAAGAATTTGGAATCTTTCTTGCGGGTTGAACCAACCAACGCTTCCGGCTGGCGGCAATTGGCCATTGCCTACGGGAAAAAGGGCGATATGGGCATGACGGCCCTAGCCTTAGCTGAAACCGCCGTGAATCGCGGCCTTTATAAAGAAGCGATTTTACAAGCCGAACGCGCCATGAAGCTATTGGCTTATGGTTCACCTGGGTGGCGGCGTGCCGATGATATCCAGAATTATGCACATAATTCTTTAAAACGCTAA
- a CDS encoding DsbA family protein yields MMMKCLPVWRPLAFAVSILLLMASSFQPVAADTLSKPQKQEIQALIEQYITEHPEVVVKALETMKRRQQQEEEQRVAGEIQRLSNELFYSSGSPILGNPKGTVNLVFFFDYQCTYCKQMAGMLVERLKNERNVRIVMKEFPILGPESFMMAQAALAARKQGKYESFHLALMASHTHLTTQQVQKIAESLGINLKQLSQDMQSTDVLQELDKNRSLAELLNIHGTPAFVVGRQVVVGAPDPEDLVAALRQLAKQPGSR; encoded by the coding sequence ATGATGATGAAATGCCTCCCTGTCTGGCGCCCACTTGCTTTTGCTGTCAGTATATTGTTGTTGATGGCGTCTAGTTTCCAACCAGTCGCCGCGGATACCTTAAGCAAACCCCAGAAACAAGAAATCCAGGCCCTAATCGAGCAATATATTACCGAGCATCCTGAGGTAGTGGTCAAAGCGCTGGAGACGATGAAAAGGCGGCAACAGCAGGAAGAAGAGCAGCGGGTTGCCGGGGAAATCCAACGTTTATCGAATGAATTATTTTATAGCAGCGGCTCGCCCATTTTGGGTAACCCCAAGGGTACGGTTAATTTAGTTTTTTTCTTTGACTACCAATGCACATACTGCAAGCAAATGGCTGGCATGCTGGTTGAACGCTTGAAAAATGAACGCAATGTCCGCATTGTGATGAAAGAATTCCCGATTTTGGGTCCTGAATCTTTTATGATGGCCCAAGCTGCCTTAGCCGCCCGCAAACAAGGAAAATACGAATCTTTCCATCTGGCGTTGATGGCCAGCCATACCCATTTGACAACCCAGCAAGTGCAGAAAATTGCCGAAAGCCTGGGGATCAACCTTAAACAATTAAGCCAAGACATGCAAAGTACCGACGTGTTGCAGGAATTGGATAAAAACCGCTCGCTTGCGGAATTGCTGAACATTCACGGCACCCCCGCCTTTGTTGTAGGCCGTCAGGTGGTGGTGGGCGCCCCCGATCCCGAGGATTTGGTGGCCGCTTTGCGGCAGCTGGCAAAACAGCCCGGTTCTCGCTAG
- a CDS encoding biotin/lipoyl-binding protein, with protein MVAKKFDVDVSLVKKLAKLLDDSNLGEIEYEKGDERIRLSRGNPFVNTQPSFPPPVAPASTTNITIEPAVQTGGIPSPMVGTAYLSSQPGSAPLVTVGDRVNKGQTILIIEAMKVMNPIPAPQAGIVKSILVTDGQPVEFGQILITIT; from the coding sequence ATGGTGGCGAAAAAATTTGATGTTGACGTTTCTTTGGTTAAAAAACTAGCAAAACTACTCGATGACAGCAACTTGGGGGAAATCGAATACGAAAAGGGTGATGAAAGGATCCGATTAAGCAGAGGCAATCCTTTTGTCAACACACAGCCCTCTTTCCCACCCCCTGTAGCCCCTGCTAGTACCACCAATATCACAATAGAGCCAGCCGTCCAAACCGGGGGTATCCCCTCACCGATGGTGGGGACAGCCTATTTATCCTCACAGCCCGGGTCTGCCCCTTTGGTCACGGTAGGTGACCGGGTCAATAAGGGCCAAACCATTTTGATTATTGAGGCGATGAAAGTGATGAACCCCATCCCAGCCCCGCAAGCGGGCATCGTCAAGTCGATCTTAGTCACTGACGGGCAACCGGTGGAATTCGGGCAAATCCTGATCACCATAACCTAA
- the accC gene encoding acetyl-CoA carboxylase biotin carboxylase subunit: MLKKILIANRGEIALRILRACREMGIQVVAIHSTADAHAKHVLLADESVCVGPALAKDSYLNMPAIISAAIITGADAIHPGIGFLSQNAKFAQMVEEHGFVFIGPSPEHLALMGDKVRAKEAAQKLGLPVVPGSAGAVTNDAEAIKIAEKIGFPVLVKASAGGGGKGMKVAHSAQDMVMALSLARSEAKASFGDDTVYLEKYLSHPRHIEIQVLADNHGHVVHLGERDCSLQRRHQKVLEEGPSPCLTTAQRDQLGELVCKAIRKMGYRSVGTVEFLYQDGKFYFIEMNTRLQVEHPVSEMITGIDLVREQILAAAGEKLSFSQKDIRFYGHAIECRINAEDPETFQPSPGFVKDFHAPGGLGVPPHYDSLIAKVIVHGRNRQEAIMRLRRALEELHIGGIKTTAALHRRLVAAADIVSGNYDIRWLENFVAETSA, encoded by the coding sequence ATGTTAAAAAAAATTCTTATTGCCAACCGTGGGGAAATTGCCTTGCGTATCTTGCGTGCCTGCCGGGAAATGGGCATCCAGGTGGTGGCCATCCACTCGACCGCTGATGCCCATGCAAAACATGTGTTGCTGGCGGACGAATCCGTTTGTGTTGGACCGGCTTTGGCCAAGGATAGCTATTTGAATATGCCAGCTATTATTTCTGCAGCCATCATAACAGGCGCAGATGCCATCCATCCCGGAATCGGTTTTTTATCCCAAAACGCCAAATTCGCCCAAATGGTTGAAGAACACGGTTTTGTTTTTATAGGTCCCTCACCCGAGCATTTAGCGCTGATGGGAGATAAAGTGCGCGCAAAAGAGGCAGCCCAAAAACTTGGCTTGCCGGTTGTGCCGGGATCGGCAGGGGCCGTTACCAATGATGCCGAAGCCATTAAAATTGCTGAAAAAATTGGTTTCCCGGTTCTGGTTAAGGCATCAGCCGGTGGTGGCGGTAAAGGCATGAAAGTTGCACATTCCGCTCAAGATATGGTTATGGCCCTAAGCCTTGCACGTTCAGAAGCCAAGGCCAGTTTCGGCGATGATACGGTTTATTTGGAAAAATACCTATCTCACCCTCGTCATATTGAAATCCAGGTGTTGGCTGATAATCATGGGCACGTTGTTCATTTGGGGGAACGGGATTGTTCCTTGCAACGGCGTCACCAAAAAGTACTGGAAGAAGGCCCTTCCCCTTGTCTTACCACCGCTCAACGCGACCAATTAGGCGAGCTGGTTTGTAAAGCCATCCGCAAAATGGGTTACCGCAGTGTTGGCACTGTTGAATTCCTGTATCAGGATGGTAAATTCTATTTTATTGAAATGAACACCCGTTTGCAGGTTGAGCATCCGGTTAGTGAGATGATCACCGGCATTGATTTGGTGCGGGAACAAATCCTGGCAGCGGCTGGGGAAAAATTATCTTTCAGCCAGAAAGATATCCGCTTTTACGGCCACGCCATTGAATGCCGGATTAACGCGGAAGATCCTGAAACCTTCCAACCATCACCAGGATTTGTCAAGGATTTCCACGCGCCCGGGGGCTTAGGTGTACCCCCCCATTACGATAGTTTGATTGCCAAAGTCATTGTCCATGGCCGCAACCGCCAAGAGGCCATTATGCGGTTAAGGCGTGCTTTGGAAGAGCTGCATATCGGCGGCATCAAAACCACTGCTGCCCTGCACCGGCGATTGGTTGCCGCAGCCGATATTGTCAGCGGCAATTATGATATTCGTTGGCTGGAGAATTTTGTTGCAGAAACCAGTGCCTAA
- a CDS encoding leucyl/phenylalanyl-tRNA--protein transferase codes for MNSALSVEQLLSAYAAGIFPMADTRHSRNFYWVEPEWRGIIPLNGFHIPRRLQSLLRQQPFDIFCNRDFAGVIKACAAPTPKRPETWINKVIKEAYQQLYEAGHAYSVECWQNGQLVGGVYGVSLGSAFFGESMFSLVPNSSKVALCHLALRLRLGGYSLLDTQFLTNHLKQFGGIEIAQAAYLKLLSESLQKTAQFPYLVTGAELLGWIQSINQKS; via the coding sequence TTGAATTCGGCTTTATCTGTTGAACAATTACTCTCTGCTTATGCGGCAGGCATTTTCCCGATGGCGGATACGCGGCACAGCCGCAACTTTTATTGGGTAGAGCCCGAATGGCGGGGTATTATCCCCCTGAACGGTTTTCATATCCCACGCCGGCTTCAAAGCCTTTTAAGGCAACAACCCTTTGATATTTTCTGCAACCGAGATTTTGCAGGCGTGATCAAGGCCTGTGCAGCACCCACCCCCAAACGTCCTGAAACCTGGATTAACAAGGTTATTAAGGAGGCTTATCAGCAATTATATGAAGCCGGTCACGCCTATTCGGTGGAATGCTGGCAAAACGGCCAATTGGTCGGCGGGGTGTATGGGGTTAGTTTAGGCAGTGCTTTTTTCGGTGAAAGCATGTTCAGTTTAGTGCCCAACAGCAGCAAAGTGGCCCTCTGCCATTTAGCTTTACGACTAAGGCTAGGGGGGTATAGCTTACTTGATACGCAATTCTTGACCAACCATTTAAAGCAATTCGGTGGCATTGAAATTGCCCAAGCTGCATATTTAAAACTTTTATCAGAAAGCCTACAAAAAACCGCCCAATTCCCTTATTTGGTTACAGGGGCAGAATTATTAGGCTGGATACAGTCAATCAACCAGAAATCATAA
- a CDS encoding DUF2155 domain-containing protein, translating to MIKILVPGICVFGFCVGLIIPAIGQETYNGATIQALDKVTTRISTLSLVIDKPVQFGTLQITLKKCQKKPPEETPESAAYVEIDELFGSSQPTKRFSGWFFASSPALSALDHPVYDFWLIDCIQPNNSAPVTK from the coding sequence ATGATAAAAATACTGGTTCCGGGTATCTGTGTATTTGGGTTTTGTGTGGGCTTGATTATACCGGCAATTGGGCAAGAAACGTATAATGGGGCGACCATCCAGGCATTGGATAAGGTTACTACCCGTATTTCCACTTTATCTTTGGTGATTGATAAGCCGGTCCAATTCGGGACATTGCAAATCACCCTTAAAAAATGCCAAAAGAAACCGCCCGAGGAAACCCCTGAAAGCGCTGCCTATGTAGAAATTGATGAATTATTCGGCTCCTCGCAGCCAACCAAGCGCTTTAGCGGCTGGTTTTTCGCTTCAAGTCCGGCTTTATCTGCCCTTGATCATCCGGTTTATGATTTCTGGTTGATTGACTGTATCCAGCCTAATAATTCTGCCCCTGTAACCAAATAA
- a CDS encoding MCE family protein → MTVKRDWSNIGIGLLTLAGAAVFLLLVNGQLRFKSGQDPEIYGNFRQANGINIGSEVRLAGLTIGKVSSVLLSPDSFQVQIGFTVHEKLKLPADSNARILTDGLGGKAYIDLQAGSDENFLKPGDYISYTQGSIDLLDLLSKAILTGQERATLYGKPSPVPLPPAHP, encoded by the coding sequence ATGACGGTCAAGCGCGATTGGTCAAATATAGGGATTGGGTTACTGACCTTAGCGGGGGCTGCCGTTTTTTTGCTATTGGTTAATGGGCAGCTGCGTTTTAAGTCTGGGCAAGATCCAGAAATATACGGAAATTTCCGTCAAGCCAACGGCATCAACATAGGCTCTGAAGTCCGTTTGGCAGGATTGACCATTGGCAAAGTCAGCTCAGTTTTGCTGAGTCCAGACAGTTTTCAAGTGCAAATAGGGTTTACCGTGCATGAAAAGCTCAAACTGCCAGCGGACTCAAATGCCCGTATTTTAACCGACGGGTTGGGCGGCAAGGCTTATATTGACCTACAAGCTGGGTCGGATGAGAATTTCTTGAAGCCAGGTGACTACATATCCTACACGCAAGGCTCGATTGACCTATTGGATTTACTCTCTAAAGCTATTTTAACAGGACAGGAGCGGGCGACTTTATATGGCAAACCGTCGCCCGTACCGCTGCCACCAGCTCACCCTTAG
- a CDS encoding MCE family protein — MNRNIIETITGVLVLAIAVIFVVFVYEGTRGSAGKGYSVVARFTKVDGVNIGSDVRLAGIKIGSVTDKFLDPQNFDAVLRLTIEEKFHLPVDSLLRITSDGIFGNSYINIDPGQKAEFVAEGQELTNTQAGINFIDLVGQAIFKAAENNQQEKNK; from the coding sequence ATGAACCGAAATATTATTGAAACAATCACCGGGGTTTTGGTCCTGGCCATTGCCGTTATTTTTGTGGTTTTTGTTTATGAGGGGACGCGGGGTTCTGCGGGCAAGGGATATAGCGTGGTTGCCCGTTTTACGAAAGTAGACGGCGTTAATATTGGCAGTGATGTCCGTTTGGCAGGCATCAAAATCGGCAGTGTAACCGATAAATTTCTCGATCCCCAAAATTTTGATGCGGTCTTGCGTTTAACGATTGAGGAGAAATTTCACCTGCCGGTTGATAGTTTGCTGCGCATCACCAGCGACGGTATTTTTGGCAATTCTTACATTAATATTGACCCCGGTCAGAAAGCAGAGTTTGTGGCAGAGGGGCAAGAACTGACTAACACCCAGGCGGGCATTAATTTCATTGATCTGGTTGGCCAAGCAATTTTTAAAGCGGCAGAAAATAACCAACAAGAAAAAAACAAATAG
- a CDS encoding NADH:ubiquinone oxidoreductase subunit NDUFA12 has translation MNRRLGILSRFFAKKAGTDSLGNRYFYRSKGKGKGEKRWVVYQGIVEASKVPPVWHAWLHHVHNNIPVQADQSLYAWQQPHMPNLTGTPYAYQPVSNEQLVAKAMDGYQAWQPSPDNSITSKY, from the coding sequence ATGAATAGAAGATTAGGGATTTTATCAAGATTTTTTGCCAAAAAAGCCGGAACGGACTCTTTAGGCAACCGGTATTTTTATAGATCTAAGGGTAAAGGAAAAGGGGAAAAGCGTTGGGTGGTGTATCAAGGGATCGTTGAAGCTTCCAAGGTGCCGCCAGTATGGCATGCGTGGCTGCATCATGTACATAACAATATACCCGTTCAAGCTGATCAATCTTTATACGCCTGGCAACAGCCGCATATGCCGAATTTAACCGGCACGCCTTACGCTTATCAACCTGTAAGTAATGAGCAACTGGTGGCTAAAGCCATGGATGGTTATCAAGCCTGGCAGCCCAGCCCAGATAATTCCATAACCTCTAAATATTAA
- a CDS encoding SEL1-like repeat protein — MKKTSFFKTQLRLLLLSITALLLFPAPATFAQNPDQAWQAIDNKDYGTAIRIFQQLANKGDPDGEYGLGYMFWRGLGEERDMPKALDQLTRAAKQGHTAAKMGLGYIHLYGLGVPVDLALAEYWYQQGVDVGSAYGYNGVAYVWALQGRNLPQALEFIDKALTADPQDPEMLDTKGWILYQMHEYDQAFHFVCPAVLGKPGDPELRLHLGDIYWALGLNEKAKEEWSQGLSFAESRYLMTDESKEYIDGQGSANWQQSLQGRLQQLAIPNPPIKLPPENAAAYDCLRPIS, encoded by the coding sequence TTGAAAAAAACCTCATTCTTTAAAACACAATTACGGTTATTGTTGTTGAGCATTACCGCTTTATTGCTTTTTCCTGCCCCTGCAACTTTTGCCCAAAATCCGGATCAGGCTTGGCAAGCGATTGACAATAAAGATTATGGCACAGCTATCCGCATTTTCCAACAATTGGCAAATAAAGGTGATCCAGATGGGGAATATGGCTTGGGCTATATGTTTTGGCGCGGTTTGGGGGAAGAACGGGATATGCCAAAAGCTCTGGATCAATTGACCCGTGCGGCCAAACAGGGCCATACGGCTGCTAAAATGGGATTGGGTTATATTCATTTATATGGGCTGGGGGTACCGGTTGATTTGGCACTGGCTGAGTATTGGTATCAACAGGGGGTAGATGTGGGTTCGGCCTATGGTTATAACGGCGTTGCCTATGTTTGGGCGTTGCAGGGAAGAAATTTACCTCAAGCCTTAGAGTTTATTGATAAGGCGCTAACCGCTGATCCGCAAGATCCAGAAATGTTAGATACCAAAGGCTGGATCTTATATCAAATGCATGAATATGACCAGGCTTTCCATTTTGTCTGCCCGGCCGTCCTAGGAAAACCAGGAGATCCGGAGCTGCGCTTGCATTTGGGCGATATCTATTGGGCCTTGGGTTTAAATGAAAAAGCCAAAGAGGAATGGTCGCAGGGCCTGTCATTTGCCGAATCACGCTATTTAATGACCGATGAATCCAAGGAATATATCGATGGTCAAGGCAGTGCAAACTGGCAGCAATCCTTACAAGGACGGTTGCAGCAATTGGCAATTCCTAATCCCCCGATTAAACTGCCGCCGGAAAATGCAGCAGCTTATGACTGCCTGCGGCCAATATCTTAG
- a CDS encoding SEL1-like repeat protein has protein sequence MCTPAWADWDSWSAASERGDYVTAYQEVLKIADQGDTEAQYMVGYYLTYGLGVARDPVKGREWIQEAADNGSASAMNSMAYAWAVNDERLDEALALIQEALARDPNNPYFLDTLAWVFYKLQQYEKALEPMCQSMRALPGHPESRTHLAQIYFQLGLYKEAKNEWLAAIDLEERRFLLAKGNPAHYLSVLDLDQWRAELQKLIGEADQKLQLHELPTNPAIKPCLNPIS, from the coding sequence TTGTGTACTCCTGCCTGGGCCGATTGGGACAGTTGGAGTGCGGCGTCCGAGCGCGGTGACTACGTTACTGCTTACCAAGAAGTGTTGAAAATAGCAGATCAGGGCGACACCGAAGCCCAATATATGGTTGGCTATTATTTAACCTATGGGCTTGGGGTCGCCCGTGACCCGGTGAAGGGCAGGGAATGGATTCAAGAGGCCGCTGATAACGGTAGCGCGTCTGCCATGAACAGCATGGCTTATGCATGGGCGGTAAACGATGAACGATTGGATGAGGCGTTAGCCCTTATCCAGGAAGCACTCGCACGGGATCCCAATAACCCCTATTTTTTGGATACGCTCGCTTGGGTTTTTTATAAACTTCAGCAATATGAAAAGGCCTTGGAACCTATGTGCCAATCGATGCGCGCCTTGCCTGGACACCCGGAATCCCGTACCCATTTAGCCCAAATATATTTTCAATTGGGCTTATATAAGGAAGCCAAAAATGAATGGTTGGCAGCAATTGACTTGGAAGAACGGCGTTTTTTACTGGCAAAGGGCAATCCGGCCCATTATTTGTCGGTACTGGATTTAGATCAATGGCGTGCGGAGTTACAAAAATTAATTGGAGAAGCAGATCAGAAATTACAATTGCATGAGTTGCCAACCAACCCGGCTATTAAACCCTGTTTAAACCCAATTTCTTAG